The Pirellulales bacterium region CTCAAACCGAATGTGCTCGGATGACGCCACGAGTCCTGATTCGCTGTCGGCCAGGTGCTCGGCAGCAAACTCGCGCAAGCGCGTCATGATCTGCTGACAGGCGATTACGGCAGCAGCACCATTGAGGTCGGTGCTCGCGGAAGCAGCGGTGGGAGACGTGTTGTTGTTCTTCTCGGTGCTCGTGGCCATGACGAGCACACACGCGGAATCGATCGCAAACTCGTCGGCGACGAGCTGCCTAATTTTGACGTTGACTCCCTGGCCCATTTCGGTCGCACCGGTCGAGACTTGCACCGTGCCATCGGTGTAAACATTGACCAACGCATTCCCTTGATTGAGGAACTTGGTGGTGAACGAGATACCGAATTTGATCCCCGTGAGCGCCAGTCCGCGTACCTTCAGCCGCGACTTGGCGTTGAACTCCGTAATCTCAGCGCGGCGGCGTTCGTATTCAGCGGACTTGGCAAGCTGATCGAAAATTACGGGGAGATGATTTTTGTCGACAACCTGCCCGTAAGGGGTCACGTTGCGGCTGTTGATGCCGTAAAGATTTGCCGAGCGGACCTGCAAACCGTCGATCCCCAGATACTGGGCGATCGATTCGAGCATATTCTCCGTAACGGCCATCCCTTGAGGCCCACCGAAGCCTCGGAATGCCGTGTTCGAAGGCAGATTGGTGAAGCAAATTTTGCCGGTAAACTCGGCATGGGGGAAGTAATAGCAGTTGTCGGCATGCAGGAGGGTGCGTTCCATGACCGAGGGCGAAAGATCGGTCGTGGCCCCGCCATTGGAGAAGAATTCAAAACGCACGGCTTGCACCTTGCCGGCGTCATCGAAGCCGACTTCCCAACGCGTCAAGTATTCGTGCCGCTTGCCGGTGACACACATGTCGTCGTCTTTGTTGTAGATCACGCGTGCCGAGCGGCCTGTCTTATGTGCCACAAGTGCCGCCATGATGGCGGGAATCGCAGCCTGAGACTCTTTGCCGCCAAAAGCTCCGCCCATTCGCTTGCAGATGCACACAACCTGATGCTGACCAAGCCCCAACACTTCAGCGACCACGGCTTGAATCTCGGTGGGATTCTGGGTCGACGAATGGACAACAAGTTGGCCTTGTTCGCCGGGATAGGCGAGGGCGGCTTGGGATTCCAAATAGAACTGTTCCTGACCACCGCTGGTGAATTCACCGTTCAATCGGTGTGGAGCAGCCGCTAGATTCTCGTCGACCTTACCGCGGGCAATTCGTCGCACCGGGCCAAGGTAGCGGTTCTCGCGAATCGCATGTTCTACGGAAAGAATCGGCGGCTTTGCTCGGCACTCGATCTTCACAACTTTGCGTGCCGCCGCGAGCGCCTCGGGCGTTTCGGCTGCGATGACGACCACGGGCTGGCCAACATAGAGCACTTCCTCTCCAGCCAGAAACGGATCATCGGCCACAATCAGACCGAACACATTATGCCCGCCGACATCAGCCGCCGTGTAGCATGCCACGACACCGGGCATCGCGAGCGCAGCTTGATAATCAACGCTGATGATCTCGCCACTCGCGACA contains the following coding sequences:
- the xdhB gene encoding xanthine dehydrogenase molybdopterin binding subunit, with amino-acid sequence VASGEIISVDYQAALAMPGVVACYTAADVGGHNVFGLIVADDPFLAGEEVLYVGQPVVVIAAETPEALAAARKVVKIECRAKPPILSVEHAIRENRYLGPVRRIARGKVDENLAAAPHRLNGEFTSGGQEQFYLESQAALAYPGEQGQLVVHSSTQNPTEIQAVVAEVLGLGQHQVVCICKRMGGAFGGKESQAAIPAIMAALVAHKTGRSARVIYNKDDDMCVTGKRHEYLTRWEVGFDDAGKVQAVRFEFFSNGGATTDLSPSVMERTLLHADNCYYFPHAEFTGKICFTNLPSNTAFRGFGGPQGMAVTENMLESIAQYLGIDGLQVRSANLYGINSRNVTPYGQVVDKNHLPVIFDQLAKSAEYERRRAEITEFNAKSRLKVRGLALTGIKFGISFTTKFLNQGNALVNVYTDGTVQVSTGATEMGQGVNVKIRQLVADEFAIDSACVLVMATSTEKNNNTSPTAASASTDLNGAAAVIACQQIMTRLREFAAEHLADSESGLVASSEHIRFEGGQVYDDRQPRVRVSFGQLCEDARRERVDLGARGFFATPGIDFNRETGRGTPFFYFTQGAAVAEVEIDRFTGEMQVLRSDLLIDIGESINPGIDRGQIIGGFVQGMGWVTNECLVYNERGELLSHSPTTYKIPAITDVPAIFNLNLFANSDNTQNVAKSKAVGEPPLMMAISVWAAAKNALSYLSPGGELDLKLPATGEEILRVITACTEKSTSVSVS